GATCACGCATGGCTTAGCAGTTGTGGGCGCATTCGAATTTCGTTCGCATTGCGCGAACCGTCCGCCGCTGTCTTGATCCCGTGCCTGCTGTCTGGCCTCGGGGTGCTGGCCTATCTTCCTTTGGTCGGACTTGGCGCAACGTTCCTCGCCAGAAAGTTGTATCGAGTGCTTGTGGTGAAGGGTCGCAGGGTGCAACTCGCCAATTGGCCTTGGGCTTAACCTACGGATCGGAAAAGCGGCCGTAAGATCAAGAGGAAAGTGGGGATGAGGTGATGATAAAGGCGAATCGCATCAAACGTCGCCTGCGCTCCTGGGCAAAAATTTCACCCGGCAGCAAGTGGATCGGACGCTTACGCAATCGAATTCACGCGCGGGGCGTCGATCGGTCGCTGGCCCGATACCGAGCGGAGACGATCTCGGCGGCTGCACATGCAACTGCGGCAGCTTTCCTTTGCGTGATTCTCGTGCTCAGGGGTGTCCTAACGCCTATGTACGCGATGTTTATCACTATCGCTGTGGGGCTTCTCTATCAGGTCTACGCGATTGCCAATTATCGCGCGGCCCGCAAGCAACGCTGATGACCAGTTCGGAAAGGTGGTCATGAAGATCAGGGTAGAACTCGCTGGGCATGACAAACTCTGATCGGGCGATGTGGTTTCAAAGGAAAAGGACATAAGGGATGAGCTATCTTCGAATCGCCATCGAGGACGGTGAGACCGCCCCGGAAGGACATGCGGTCCTAAGTGAGGTGGAAGCTCTCGCATTCGCCCAACTTTGCAAGCGCATCACGTTTAGCGATCTGCGCGCATGCGCCGTAGACGATCTGGAGGCTTACGTCATGCTGGGCGCCGTCGGAAAGTTCCAAGAGGCATTGAGAACAGCAGGCTACTCGCCCCGCTGACAAGGAAAAGCAGATGAATTTGAAGCGCGCTATTGCAGGGGGCGCACTCGTTCTTGCGGTTGCCCTAATCGGCCAGTTCTTAGGCACAATGGCGGGCAACGCCGACGGTGAACGCGCCAAGGTTCGACTAGAAATCGTATGGCCCTCGCTCATGTCGATGCCACAGGAGGATCGCGCGTTGCTGGTTGGCCTGGCTATGAGCTGTCGCCTCGAACGGCGGCAGGCAGAAGCGGACGAGGTCGTGGATTGCTTGCGGCAGGCGGCGAGCTCTCCCGATGCGATGCTTCCAAGAGGCACTGATCGAGCGAGCGTTCCAGCACAACTCAACCGGTTGCTCGCACATCAATAGACTTGATGAAGCTATGTCGATTGTGCAGACGGTTCCTGGATT
This Cupriavidus nantongensis DNA region includes the following protein-coding sequences:
- a CDS encoding DUF7706 family protein; its protein translation is MSYLRIAIEDGETAPEGHAVLSEVEALAFAQLCKRITFSDLRACAVDDLEAYVMLGAVGKFQEALRTAGYSPR